The following coding sequences lie in one Lelliottia jeotgali genomic window:
- a CDS encoding PTS system, cellobiose-specific IIC component — translation MITFLENRVIPVLIRVGENKILVAVRNGIALTLPFTITGSLFLILANLPIPGWTDWLGPYAEKLSAPVAVTFGAIGLISAIGISYNLAKEYSLNALTCAIVTMVVFLLAQLNDKYQLNVDNLGAAGLFSAIILSILTVQIVRFFIHHNVVIKLPDGVPPAVAQSFASLIPAAVAITLIWFVRVILNFDINQFFTLILSPLVTGLGSLPGMLVLIFLISLLWCCGIHGDNVLSGITAPIFLKYIAENTQAYLHHQPIPHITADGFYIVFMCLGGTGATLGLVMAMMRSRSKLYKSVGKLSLPSAIFCINEPVIFGCPIVFNPLLMIPFTLTPMILCISTYALMYFDIIGRPVLQIPWTMPPIFAAWFVTGGNIPAVIWSVCTIAISALVWLPFFKLAERKQLETEAAEEHSRREAEKLPDPIL, via the coding sequence GTGATTACATTTCTTGAGAACAGAGTCATTCCTGTCCTGATTCGCGTCGGTGAAAACAAAATACTGGTGGCGGTGCGCAACGGTATCGCCCTGACGCTCCCTTTCACTATCACCGGCAGCCTGTTTCTGATCCTGGCGAATTTACCAATTCCCGGCTGGACCGACTGGCTGGGCCCCTACGCCGAGAAACTGAGCGCGCCAGTTGCGGTGACTTTCGGGGCAATCGGGCTCATCTCGGCTATTGGCATCAGCTATAACCTGGCGAAAGAGTACAGTCTCAACGCCTTAACCTGCGCCATTGTCACGATGGTGGTGTTTCTGCTGGCGCAGCTCAACGATAAGTACCAGCTCAACGTTGATAATCTCGGTGCCGCCGGGCTTTTCTCAGCGATTATATTGTCGATTCTGACGGTGCAAATTGTCCGCTTCTTTATCCATCATAACGTGGTGATCAAACTCCCCGACGGCGTTCCCCCTGCGGTGGCGCAATCTTTCGCGAGCCTGATTCCGGCGGCTGTCGCGATTACACTTATCTGGTTCGTTAGGGTCATTCTTAACTTCGATATTAATCAGTTTTTTACCCTTATTCTCAGCCCACTGGTCACCGGCTTAGGTTCGCTGCCCGGAATGCTGGTCTTAATCTTTTTAATTTCGCTGCTGTGGTGCTGCGGGATTCACGGGGATAACGTTCTTTCGGGGATCACCGCGCCGATTTTCCTGAAATATATCGCTGAAAATACGCAGGCCTATTTGCACCACCAGCCGATTCCTCATATCACCGCCGACGGGTTCTATATCGTCTTTATGTGTCTCGGCGGCACCGGCGCAACGCTCGGGTTAGTGATGGCGATGATGCGCTCGCGCAGCAAGCTGTATAAATCGGTCGGCAAACTCTCTTTGCCCTCCGCGATATTTTGCATCAACGAGCCGGTGATATTTGGCTGCCCGATTGTCTTCAACCCGTTGCTAATGATCCCTTTCACCCTCACCCCGATGATTCTGTGCATTTCGACCTATGCCCTGATGTATTTCGACATCATTGGCCGCCCGGTGCTGCAAATTCCGTGGACCATGCCGCCCATTTTCGCCGCGTGGTTCGTCACTGGGGGCAATATCCCTGCCGTAATTTGGTCGGTGTGCACCATTGCCATTTCAGCCCTCGTCTGGCTACCGTTTTTCAAACTCGCTGAACGCAAACAGTTAGAAACCGAAGCGGCGGAAGAACATTCGCGCCGTGAAGCAGAAAAACTTCCCGATCCCATCTTGTAA